One stretch of Flavobacterium sp. 9 DNA includes these proteins:
- a CDS encoding patatin-like phospholipase family protein has translation MRCRYYQIFFLLFLQIGFSQNKISLFSEINYNSIPSVSLSDYKSVQERDKRFQNPNIALGIGISGGGSRAQFFSMGVLLGLEEIKESDGQRNFLNEIDYYSTVSGGCFSAGYYLTILKNKLFYDNCTFNEFYFSKADAYKDYVDKSANILSLLNNSRNEKGDKISMTQRIDSDILQYDGTNPDNVNKFGTQMLLSDFFVSKDSKQTPSLPMFVANGTAFNNGERIPFMPHIIRGLNLNSSLAPNKADIALNENKINDGYNFPVTYAITASSAFPGVLPKVKFGVKNRDKILCIVDGGASDNMGYKTLVELLHNDTKVDDKNKKAVFIDCLGQGKKEPYVNDAKIKLISLFETASLYTVQTRYMTFDKDVENTFERYKIPVTNYQIIGFTTIRDHLLKLDKDQPYEDLVIELKNTNDDSSSWSKLYANFKQELLSKFGEDAFKKDKDGEVIVATLDKGKFSELSPRQILLLYEYASHVETKLRITPEEREMLLLSGRFATYLKTNELRELLVEHK, from the coding sequence ATGAGATGTAGATACTACCAGATATTCTTTCTTCTTTTTCTTCAGATAGGATTTTCTCAAAATAAAATAAGTCTGTTTTCAGAAATCAATTATAATTCTATTCCTTCGGTATCATTAAGCGATTACAAATCAGTTCAGGAACGTGATAAAAGGTTTCAAAATCCTAATATTGCTCTTGGAATTGGTATTTCGGGTGGAGGTTCGAGAGCGCAGTTTTTTAGTATGGGCGTTCTTTTAGGATTAGAAGAAATTAAGGAAAGTGATGGTCAGCGCAATTTTCTGAATGAGATCGATTATTATTCAACGGTTTCGGGAGGTTGTTTTTCGGCGGGATATTATTTGACTATTCTTAAAAATAAATTGTTCTATGACAATTGTACTTTCAACGAATTCTATTTTTCTAAAGCCGATGCTTATAAGGATTACGTCGATAAATCGGCCAATATATTATCACTTCTAAACAATAGCCGAAACGAAAAAGGTGATAAAATATCGATGACGCAACGCATAGATTCGGATATTTTGCAATATGACGGCACTAATCCCGATAATGTCAATAAGTTTGGAACTCAAATGTTATTGTCGGATTTCTTTGTTTCAAAAGATAGTAAACAAACGCCTTCTTTACCGATGTTTGTGGCAAATGGAACCGCTTTTAACAATGGCGAACGCATTCCGTTTATGCCGCATATTATTCGAGGCTTAAATCTCAATTCGTCTTTGGCGCCCAATAAAGCAGATATTGCATTGAATGAAAATAAGATAAACGACGGATATAATTTTCCGGTTACTTATGCCATTACAGCAAGTTCAGCTTTTCCGGGAGTTCTTCCAAAAGTGAAATTTGGAGTAAAAAACAGAGATAAAATATTATGTATTGTCGATGGCGGCGCTTCAGATAATATGGGATATAAAACTTTGGTAGAATTACTTCATAACGATACCAAAGTTGACGATAAAAATAAAAAAGCAGTTTTTATCGATTGTTTGGGACAAGGAAAAAAAGAACCTTATGTAAATGATGCCAAAATCAAGTTGATTTCGTTGTTTGAAACCGCATCTTTATACACGGTTCAAACTCGATATATGACTTTTGATAAAGATGTCGAAAATACTTTTGAACGCTATAAAATTCCGGTTACAAATTACCAAATCATTGGTTTTACTACGATTCGGGATCATTTATTAAAATTGGATAAAGATCAACCTTATGAAGATTTAGTAATTGAATTAAAAAACACAAATGACGATTCGAGCAGTTGGTCAAAATTATATGCTAATTTCAAGCAAGAACTGCTGAGTAAATTTGGCGAAGACGCCTTTAAAAAAGATAAAGACGGCGAAGTAATCGTTGCAACATTAGATAAAGGAAAATTTAGTGAATTGTCACCGCGACAAATTTTACTTCTATATGAATATGCGTCACATGTCGAAACCAAATTAAGAATTACGCCCGAAGAAAGAGAAATGTTATTGCTTTCCGGACGTTTTGCGACATATTTAAAAACCAATGAATTAAGAGAATTATTGGTTGAGCATAAATAA
- a CDS encoding DUF4375 domain-containing protein: MEEFGRIIVSETAMNSENLHDVIHSNISVINLMREEGVDDEFIHEDALMSYYLDYYYSQYAEGNFAQFVYKSGWNKELNELIEEGLALIGAEKHLELFQQQSKKVKLMSGVKLNKFVSGKLEGVNPTRDLLQNDTFYELEENLVTLNANFLKNHPDFEVLSVDDMFAALEEFVGHEIKRA; this comes from the coding sequence ATGGAGGAATTTGGTAGAATAATAGTTTCTGAAACGGCAATGAATAGTGAAAATCTTCACGATGTGATTCATTCCAATATTTCGGTAATCAATTTAATGCGAGAAGAAGGTGTAGATGACGAATTTATTCATGAAGATGCTTTGATGAGTTACTATCTTGATTATTACTATTCGCAATACGCCGAAGGAAATTTTGCTCAGTTTGTTTATAAATCGGGTTGGAATAAAGAGCTAAACGAACTTATCGAAGAAGGTTTGGCATTAATTGGTGCCGAAAAACATTTGGAATTGTTTCAGCAACAAAGCAAAAAAGTCAAATTGATGAGCGGCGTAAAGCTGAATAAATTCGTAAGCGGAAAATTGGAAGGCGTAAACCCAACGCGCGATTTATTGCAAAATGATACTTTCTATGAACTGGAAGAAAATCTGGTTACACTAAATGCTAATTTCTTGAAAAATCACCCTGATTTCGAAGTGCTTTCTGTAGACGATATGTTTGCTGCTTTAGAGGAATTTGTTGGACACGAGATTAAGAGAGCTTAG
- a CDS encoding protease complex subunit PrcB family protein, producing the protein MKQIFILFCVFFLLTGCSDNDDSHSSEVKYSEIIQGDNFNGDYNNPKANLVIKDQTEWNNLLLKFNLITNANVISPDLTVDFTKYQVIAVIDDVYNYGGYSIDITKIIETNSSIFVKVEYLKPGGINAVITQPYHIVKIPKTNKKIVFK; encoded by the coding sequence ATGAAACAGATTTTCATCCTTTTTTGTGTCTTTTTTTTGTTAACTGGCTGTAGCGATAACGACGATTCACATTCATCTGAAGTAAAATATTCCGAAATCATTCAGGGAGATAATTTTAACGGAGATTACAATAATCCAAAAGCCAATCTGGTTATAAAAGATCAAACAGAATGGAACAATTTACTTTTAAAATTCAATCTTATTACGAATGCAAATGTAATTTCTCCTGATCTTACTGTTGATTTTACCAAATATCAAGTTATCGCAGTTATTGACGATGTCTATAATTATGGTGGATATTCTATAGATATAACCAAAATCATAGAAACCAATAGTAGCATTTTCGTTAAAGTTGAATACTTAAAACCTGGAGGAATTAACGCTGTAATTACCCAACCGTACCATATCGTTAAAATACCAA